The genomic window AGTTTGATTTTCCTTTAACGCCGCAATACATTGTAACTTCATTTCAAGAAAATAATGAATTTTATATTCTTTCCAAATACGAAGACCAACAAGTTTTAATCGTTTATACCTTTAAAAATGGAATTGTAGAAAAAAAAGAATTTGATTTTTCTTCTTTTGACTTTCAAAATACAAACGGCCAATTGATGACTTTTAATAAGATTGTGGATGAAAATCCGATTGAAAAAATTGACACAGGCGATTTTACTCCCTTGGAAAAAAGCACACAAAAGAGCAAAATTTACTTCAAGAACAATCATTTAATTTTAACCTTAGATTATAATACAAAAAAAACACATGTTTTTGATTTAGACTTAGATAATCATGCCATCAAGGAAAAAAATTATATGCAGCCGTTAATTGATAAATCAAAAAACTTGAGCAATTCGTATCTTCTTGATAATAAACTGTATCAAATAAACGCCAATAAGTATGTAATTGTAGTCGAAATAAAAGATTACGACTCCGGACAAATATTAAAAAGTGTCAATACATTAAAAAATGACACGATTAATTTTAAAAACTCTCCCTTGTTCCTTTTGAGTGACAATAGAAAACCAGTCGAAATTAAAAAAACAAGTGATTTTTTAAACCGGTTATCTTTCTTAAATATTGGACTATCTGCTTTTAAAAACAGCCAGAATACATTTATTACGATCGGCGGCTCTCCTAAAGAAGAGGAGTACTATATTAGTTTCGGCAATGTAAATCTTTCACAAATGTATAATACCCAAAGTGTTTATTTTGAAAGTGTAGTAAACAATAAATTCGAATTTATACAGGAACCTCAGCTGCCTTTTGCAATTGACAATATTTATTATTTTTTAAGTCTTCAAAAGAAAGCATCCTTTCCAAACATATTTAAATTTCAGGATTACTATATTTTGGGCTATTATGATTATGCTGATAAACAATACGTAATGCGTAAATTTTATGACGGACTCATGCCAAATGAAAACACGAATCCGATTATAAACAAAGCCGTTTTTTCAAAACCAATTCCTTTTGGCGAAATCAAACGCCGTTAAATTTATTGAGAATTAATCCAAATGTTAATGTTTTCGAGGTTTCAAAAAAACGGTATGGATTATTTTTTTTAACTTTACAAAAAAGACACGTATTATGCTATCAAAAAATATTGAATCGGCTTTAAACAAGCAAATCCGCATAGAAGCAGAATCTTCACAAACTTATCTTTCTATGGCTTGTTGGGCTGAAGTACACGGATTAGAGGGAATCGCTCAATTTATGTACACACAGTCAGATGAAGAGCGCGCTCATATGCTTAAATTGGTTAAGTATGTAAATGAACGCGGAGGACATGCTCAGGTTACAGACCTAAAAGCGCCTAAAATAACATATTCTACTTTTAAAGAAATGTTTGAGGAGCTTTATAATCATGAAATTTTTGTTTCGCAATCTATTAACGAATTAGTGCACATAACTTTTGAAGAAAAAGATTATGCAACACATAATTTCTTACAATGGTATGTTTCTGAACAAATTGAAGAAGAAGCTACAGCAAAATCTATTTTAGATAAAATCAACTTGATTGGTGAAGATAAAGGTGGATTGTACTTGTTCGACCGTGATATTCAGCAGTTAACAGTTACTAGCTCGATCGCTATTAATCCTAAATAAAAAAGTTAAAGTTTATTTAGAATATTTAAAAATAACTTTTTTCTTTTATATTTGTCTCTGTTTTATAATTCAGAGGAAAATTGAGCAAGAAAGAAAAAGACAAGGACAAAAAAAAGGATAAAAAGAAAAAGAAAAACAAAGATATCCTTGATAAAATTAAGAAGATTGAAAATTGCAAATCTTCTTGCTGTGAGAAATATAAAAAGAGCGAAAAGAAACGCTGCTCGCGCTGTCCTATGTTTGATTTACTCAAAAAAACTGCTTAACAAAATATAGAAAAACCCACCAGATTTCTCTGGTGGGTTTTTTAGTTTTAAATTGCGTCAATATCTTCTGATTTTTTAATTCAATTATGGAAAACCACGTTACAATACCTAAATCGAGTCTTGATTTTTTGGTTCAGCTTAAAGAAAACAATAACAAACCTTGGTTTGAAATTAATAAACCGCAATACTTAATCGAACTAAATCACATCGAAAACTTCGCAGGTGCTTTACTTAAAGAACTCTCTAAAAGTGATGTTTTAGAAAATGTATCAGGCAAAAAAAGCGTTTACAGAATTTACCGCGACATTCGTTTTTCAAAAGATAAAACTCCATTTAAAACTTTTTGGGGAGGCAGTTATACACGTGCCACAGCAGCGAGACGCGGAGGATATTACTTTCACCTGGAAAAAGGCAACAGCTTTTTTGCGGGAGGTTTCTGGGGACCAAATGCTGCAGATTTAAAACGAATTAGAGCAGAATTTGCCCAAGACCCTAAAACTTTTCAAAAAATACTCCGCTCAAAATCTTTTATCAGCAATTTTGGAACTTTACAGGGCGAACAATTGAAAACAGCGCCCAAAGGTTTTGATATTGATCATCCTGCAATCGATTTACTGCGTTTCAAGCAATTTTTGGTCATCAAACGATTTACAGATGAAGAAGTCTTGAGTCCAGATTTTTTACAACAAGCTTTGGATGCGTTTAAAAACATGAGACCATTTTTTGATTATATGAGCGAAGTTCTTACAACTGATGCTAATGGTGCTTCAATCTTATAAATCACAAATTATTTTACGTTCAATATTCCGTAGGAATGTCTCATCGGTAAAAAATGCTTTTTGATTTGAATTGTGTCCTGTAGGGACACGTGTTTATTACGAAAATAGCACCGTTAATCAAACGTTCCTATGGAACGTATATGGCAATCTACATTTATTTTCTACCTATGATACATTCCTACGGAATGAAATAATACTTTTAACCCGACAGGTTTTTAAAACCTGTCGGGTTAAATTTCAATTTATTATCAATCTAAAACTTATTTACTTAGCAGTAAAATTTCATTTACTACAACTTCTGTGATATATCTTTTTTCTCCGTTTTTGTCGTCGTAACTTCTATGCGTCAGCTTTCCGTCGATGGCAACTTCTTTGCCTTTTACAACAAACTTCTCGATAATTTCGGCTGTTTTTCCCCAGGCAGTTACGCGGTGCCATTCGGTTTGTTCTACCTTATCCCCTTTCTCATTTCTGTAAACATCATTGGTTGCAATTGTTAAATGGGCTAATTTCTTACCGCTTTCTAATATTTTAATTTCTGGATTATTCCCTACATTCCCAATTAACTGTACTCTGTTTTTCATTGCATTCATGGCGTATATTATTTTATTGTTATTATAAATTGAAATTGTTCGTCAACTTCAACAGTGCAAAGATGATACAACTCAACAATTACAGTCGGTTAGTAACTATTTACTTTCGACTGTAACTATTTGTAACCGTTTGTAAATGGAAATTCTTTTTCGTATATTTGAGATAAATCTTACTATATGCAGGCAAAAATTAATAAAGTCGAGTTACGAAATTTAGAAATTGAAGACTATAAACAACTAAAAAAATCGATGATTGAATCGTATCCAGAAATGGCCGATTCGTATTGGGGATCTGATGATATTGAAAGACTGCTTTCTATTTTTCCAGAAGGGCAATTGGTAATTTTAGTTGACGGAAAGGTTGTAGGATCTGCATTATCGCTTATTGTCGATGAGAAATTAGTAGACAAAAAACACAATTATCAGCAGATTAGCGGTGATTACAAATTTTCTACGCATAATCCTAATGCTGAAATTTTATACGGAATAGATGTATTTATTCATCCCAACTATAGAGGTCTGCGTTTAGGCCGTCGATTGTATGATGCCAGAAAAGAACTTTGCGAGCAGCTGAACTTAAAAGCCATTGTTTTTGCTGGTCGAATTCCGAGTTATAGAGAGCATGCTAAAAAAATGACTCCTAAAACTTATATTGAAAAAGTTAGAATGAAAGAACTTTACGACCCTGTACTTTCTTTTCAGTTAAGCAACGATTTTCACGTTTTAAGAATCATCAAAAATTATTTGGAGGGTGATGAAGAATCTAAAGAATTTGCCGTTTTACTGGAGTGGAATAACATTTATTACGATGAAAGTCCACGACTGATAAACCTTAAGAAAAACATCATTCGTCTGGGCCTAATTCAATGGCAGATGCGTCCGTTAAACAATGTGGAAGCATTATTTGAGCAAGCCGAATTTTTTATCGATGTCGTTTCTGGATATGGATCTGATTTTGCCCTCTTTCCAGAATTGTTCATTGCGCCTTTAATGGCCGATTATAATCATTTATCTGAAGCTGAAGCGATTCGTGAACTGGCACGCCATTCTGATCCAATTAGAAAACGTTTTCAGGAATTTGCCATTTCATACAACATCAATATTATTACGGGAAGTATGCCGTATTTAGAAAATGGTAACCTTTACAATGTTGGTTTCTTATGCAAAAGAGATGGAACTTCGGAAATGTATACCAAAATTCACATTACACCAAACGAAGTTATTCATTGGGGAATGAAAGGCGGTTCTCAATTTAAAACCTTCGATACTGATTGCGGAAAAATCGGGATTTTGATCTGTTATGATGTTGAATTTCCAGAACTTTCGAGGCTTTTGGCAGATGAAGGAATGAATATACTATTTGTTCCATTTTTGACAGATACACAAAATGGTTACACTCGAGTGAAACATTGTTCACAGGCGCGAGCAATAGAAAACGAATGTTATGTAGCTATAGCGGGCTGTGTTGGAAATCTTCCAAAAGTAAATAATATGGATATACAATATGCGCAGGCTTCGGTCTTCACACCATCAGATTTTGCTTTTCCGAGTAACGGAATTAAAGCAGAAGCAACTCCAAACACCGAGATGACTTTAATTGTAGATGTTGATCTTAATCTCCTGAAAGAGCTCCATGAACATGGCAGCGTTAAAATATTAAAAGACCGAAGAACAGATCTTTACGAAATTAAAAAAATTAATTCTTGATTTAGAGGAAAATTATATAAATGAGCCATACCCTAGTAGCAAAAATAATAGTGTTTCTTTTTCTGATTCCACTCCTTAGTTTTTCTCAAAACAGCAGTAATTCACTTAAAGAAGCTCTTTTAGCCCCTTTAAAATGCGAAACATTAAACATAACAGATGACAACTCTTTTGAAATTGATGAAAAGATTGGTGAACTAACGAACTTGAAAAGTTTAGTAATTATTAACTGCAAATTGAAAAGATTACCAGATAATCTTCATAAACTAAAAAAAATTGAAAAAATAAGGATTCAGGATTGTATGGATTTTCAGTTTAGAACTAATGATTTAGACAGTTTAAGCTCTTTAAAAAAACTATTTTTATATAAAAACAATTTAACAGCTGTACCTAATCTCAAAAATCACATTAATCTGGAAGAACTAGATATAAGAAACAATCAGATTAAAGAAATTCCAAGAGGGCTTTCAATGGTTAGTTTGGAAACATTATATCTTTCGAATAATAAGATTAGTCATTTAGACAGCTTAGCTTTATCAAAATATCTAAAAAGTCTTGATATAGGAGAGTTGGGATTACAGTCATTTCCAAAATCTCTCAGAAATTTAAAGAAACTATCTTACTTAGATATTTCGAAAAACCAAATTACAAAGATCCCTTCGTGGATTAAAGATTTAACGAGTCTCAGCATGGTGTCAATGGTAGGAAATAATATCACTAAAATACCAAACAAATTTGGAACTCTAAGTAATTTAAAATGGTTAGAATTACAAAATAATAAAATCAAAAAAATTCCAAAATCTTTTTGTCGTCTAGACAAACTGTATTTGTTCGATATAGGTCATAATCAATTAAAGAGTTTACCATCTAGTATTAATAAATTGCACTCATTGACAAAATTTACAGCAAATGATAACGAGTTGGAAAGTTTACCAAATGAAATTTGTGATTTACAAAAAATTGAAGAATTAAATTTTACTAACAACAAATTAAAGACATTACCAGAAAACATTTTTAAAAACAAAACACTAAAAAGTTTTCATGTAAAGTATAATGAATTAACCGAAATTCCGCTAAATTTCTTAAATGATCATAGTTACATGATAATAAGTGCACAGAAAAACCCATTGATGAAGGAAAATATAATTGCATTAAAAGCGATAGATAGAAATGGCAAGTATTTTTATGTATACACAGATATTGAATAGTTAAAAAACAGAAACAAATGAAAACATGTCCTGAATGTTCAGCTAAAATTGTTGGCCGCGAAGACAAGAAATTCTGCTCAGACAGCTGCCGTAATGCGTACAATAATAAAATAAATAAAGATAGTACGAATTTCATGCGAAATATAAATAACAAGTTACGCAAAAATTACCGTATTTTGGCAGAGTTAAATACAGAGGGGAAATCGAAAGCAACGCGTGACAAAATGTTAAACAAAGGTTTTGATTTTGAGTTCTTTACCAATATTTTACAAACCAAAACAGGAAATACATATTATTTCTTGTACGACCAAGGCTATCGTTCCTTGGACAATGATTATTTTATGCTTGTTAAAAAAGAAATATAGTTAGTATTTATTGACCATGAGAAAAAACCAAACCTCAATTCTAGCCATAACCTGTGTCTTAGCTTTATTAGGCATTATATATGCAACAATGATGCCCCAAGGACTTTCTAAAGATGATGAAGCACTTGCGGAATTTTCAACTGAAAGAGCTTTGAACCAAGTTGAGATTATAGCGCAAAAACCTCATTATGTCGGATCGACAAATCATGAACTGGTTGCCAATTATCTTAAACTTGAATTGAACAGAATAGGCTTAGAAACAAGTGTTCAGGAAGGTTTTACTCTAAATAATAAAGGCCTTTTAGTAAAATCTAAAAATATTCTGGCCAAAATCAAAGGAACAAACAATACAAAAGCACTTTTGCTTCTTTCTCATTATGACAGTGCGCCACACTCTTTCTCAAAAGGCGCAAGTGACGACGCTTCTGGAGTTGCCACAATTTTAGAAGGAGTTCGTGCCTTTTTATATTCAAAACATCCTCAAAAAAACGATATTATCATATTATTCTCTGATGCAGAGGAGTTAGGATTAAATGGAGCTGCTTTATTTGTAAATCAGCATCCTTGGGCAAAAGATGTTGGTATCGTTTTAAATTTTGAAGCTCGAGGCACTTCTGGACCTAGTTACATGCTAATGGAGACGAATAAAGGAAACCAAGCTTTGGTGGAAGCATTTACGAAAGCCAAAACTTCTCATCCCGTTTCAAATTCATTGATGTACAGCATTTACAAAATGCTTCCAAATGATACCGATTTAACTGTTTTTAGAGAACAAGGAAATATTCAAGGATTCAACTTTGCTTTTATTGACGGTCATTTCAACTATCACACGCAGCAAGATGATGTGCAGCATTTAAATAAAACAACATTGGCACATCAGGGCACTTATATAATGCCTTTGATAAAATACTTATCTAACATTGATTTAGATCAGACAGAGTCTACAGAAGATAACGTTTATTTCAGTGCGCCATTTTCATTTATCAGTTATCCGTTTAACTGGGTAATGCCAATGACGTTAATTGCTTTGGGCTTATTAGCTTTGTTCATTTTCATTGGAAAAGTAAAAAGAATTATCTCTTTTAGAGAAGTATTCAGAGGATTTGTACCGCTTTTGGGCTCACTAATTATAGCAGGTTTAGTTACTTTTTTAGGATGGAAACTTATACTTGAAATTTATCCTCAATATTCTGATCTATTAAATGGCTTTACCTACAACGGACATGCATACATAGGAGCATTTGTAACCTTAAGCATTGCCATTTGTTTTGCATTTTACCACCATTTTTCTGAAGCCAAAATTACAATGAATCACTTTGTGGCTCCATTGCTGCTTTGGATTATCATTAACGCTTATTTGGCAAACAGTCTTACAGGTGCAGGTTTTTTAATCATTCCTGTTTATTTCGGAATACTTTTATTTGGAATATTTGTCTTTACGCAGCATTACAGTTTAGGTGTAAACTTAATTTTCAGCATTCCTGCTTTGGCAATCGTTGCTCCGTTTATCGTAATGTTTCCAATTGGTTTAGGACTTAAAATTCTATTTGGAAGCGCCATATTAACTGTTTTGTTATTTGGATTGTTATTGCCAATCTTCGGAAATTTTGCTAGAAAGGGTATTTGGACCGTTATTTTCTTCTTAGCCTCTATTTCTTTCTTTATTTACGCCGGATATCATTCTGGTTATGAATATGGAAAAGCAAAATCGAACAGCTTATTATACGTTTATAATGCTGATAACAATTCTGCCGTTTGGAGCACTTACGACAAAAACTTAGACGATTGGACCAAATCATACTTAGGCGATAAAAATCAAAAAGCGGTTGGTTTAAATACACTACCGCTGACTAGTAAATACAATACTACTTTTACATATAGTGCAGTCGCTCCAGTTGTCGATCTTCCAAAACCGACGATTCAGTTTTTGAGAGACAGCGTTATTGGAAACAATAGATATTTGAAAATCAAGATTACTCCGAATAGAAAAGTAAATCGTTACGATATTTACGCCAATCCAAAAATGACATTTTACAACTTTAAAGCAAACGGCGTTTCTACTTCAGGCGAGAAAGGAAACCGCTTGCAAAGAGAAGACAGTAAAATTTTATGCTACTATGTCGTAGGCAACGAACCACTCGAAATGGATTTCTACATCAATAAAGCGTCTATTTTTGATATGGATTTGATCGAAAGCTCTTTTGACTTAATGAGTAATCCATTATTGAATGTTAAACCGAGAGAAAACTGGATGATGCCGACTCCTTTTGTTTTAAACGATGCAATCTTAATACATCAGAAAATAAAACGATATGTCGCGCCAGTAAAACCAATCGAACCTGTTGTGGTTCAAGATAGTTTGGCTGTGTCAAAAGACAGTATAAAACCAGTCGCAGTACCAGAATAGAATATAAGGCAGATTTAAAATCTGCCTTTTTTCTTTGTTAATTTTTACTTCAATCCAAGATCTCCACTAAAAAACCTTTTTACCTTTATACCTTTACCTCAAAAAATGAAACAAATAAGCATACTAGGCTGTGGATGGCTTGGATTTCCTCTAGCCAAAAGACTGATCCTAAACGGAAATTCAGTAAAAGGATCAACAACTTCTGAGGATAAACTTTCTATTTTAGAAGATGCTGGAATAAATCCGTTTTTAGTTACGCTTGAAAGAGAAAGTATTTCTGAAAATATTGATACTTTTTTAGCAGAAAGCGAAATCTTAATTATTGATATTCCGCCAAAATTGAGAGGAAATCAAGATTTCTCGACTTCGCTCGAAATGACATTTGTAAAAAAAATACAAAATCTAATTCCGTTTATAGAAAAATCAAGCGTTTCAAAAGTACTTTTTGTAAGTTCAACTTCTGTTTATGGAGATGATAACGAATGGATCACAGAAGAAACCATCGCAAATCCCGACACAGAAAGTGGCAGACAATTACTTTTAACAGAAGAAATTCTTCAGAAAAATCAAAACTTCGAAACTACAATTCTACGTTTCGGCGGCTTAATCGGTGAAGACCGTCATCCAGTTAAGTTTCTAACTGGAAAAGAAAACCTAGAAAATCCAGATGCGCCAGTAAATTTAATTCACCAAAATGACTGCATTTCGATCATAGAAGAAATCATAAAGCAGTCCAAATGGAATGAAGTTTTTAATGCGACTGCTCCTTTTCATCCAACAAGAGAAGAATATTACACTCAAAAAGCAAAAGAACGAAACTTAGTTTTGCCGAAATTCAACTCCGAAAAGTCGAATATGAAAAAGGTAATTTCTAGTAAAAAAATCGAAACTATTTTAAACTATAAGTTTGATTTAGAAGAATATTAAACTCGAATGTCAGGCTGAGCGAAGTCGAAGCCCTTTCCTCTTTGGTAAGCCTTGGAATTCGCTGAGGATGACAATCTTTTACAAATTTAAATTCCCTAAAATTACTTACATGGTTTAGACCAAAAAATTACTACTTTTCCGTTCCCAAAAACCGCTGCTTTTATGATAAAACGATTACAATTTCTACTCTTTACCAGCACCTTATTACTTTCTTTTTTCCAAGGTTACTGCCAAAACGATTCTATTAATGAACTTGAAAAAATAAAACAATTTCATGCTGATGTTCTAATAAAGGAAAATGGAAATCTGATTATTACCGAAATCATCAAAGTATATGCTAATGGCGGAAAAATAAATCACGGTATTTACAGGGACTTGCCGATGAGAAGCGACTCTCCAAAAGTTTCTAAAAATAATTATTATACTATTTTAGATATCACAAAAAATGGTTTTAAAGAACCATATCATATCACTGGAAATGGCGATTCGATGTCCATTTATATCGGCAGTAAAAAAGTATATCTGCCAACTGGAATTTATACCTATAAAATAACTTACGAAGTAGAAGCCCAAATACATTCTTATGATGAATTTGATGAAGTTTACTGGAATGTGACTGGGAATTATTGGGAATTTGATATTGAAAATGTTAGCGCTAGAGTCATTCTTCCGAAATCAGCAAAGGCATTTCAAACCTATTGTTATACAGGTCTTTTGGGTTCAAAGGCAAACGATTGCAATGCTAAAATAGATGATAATTTTGTGTATTTCACTTCTAAAAATTTAAAACGAAAAGAAGGATTTACCATTGCTGCTGG from Flavobacterium fluviale includes these protein-coding regions:
- a CDS encoding ferritin is translated as MLSKNIESALNKQIRIEAESSQTYLSMACWAEVHGLEGIAQFMYTQSDEERAHMLKLVKYVNERGGHAQVTDLKAPKITYSTFKEMFEELYNHEIFVSQSINELVHITFEEKDYATHNFLQWYVSEQIEEEATAKSILDKINLIGEDKGGLYLFDRDIQQLTVTSSIAINPK
- a CDS encoding DUF2461 domain-containing protein, producing MENHVTIPKSSLDFLVQLKENNNKPWFEINKPQYLIELNHIENFAGALLKELSKSDVLENVSGKKSVYRIYRDIRFSKDKTPFKTFWGGSYTRATAARRGGYYFHLEKGNSFFAGGFWGPNAADLKRIRAEFAQDPKTFQKILRSKSFISNFGTLQGEQLKTAPKGFDIDHPAIDLLRFKQFLVIKRFTDEEVLSPDFLQQALDAFKNMRPFFDYMSEVLTTDANGASIL
- a CDS encoding single-stranded DNA-binding protein, translated to MNAMKNRVQLIGNVGNNPEIKILESGKKLAHLTIATNDVYRNEKGDKVEQTEWHRVTAWGKTAEIIEKFVVKGKEVAIDGKLTHRSYDDKNGEKRYITEVVVNEILLLSK
- a CDS encoding bifunctional GNAT family N-acetyltransferase/carbon-nitrogen hydrolase family protein, whose protein sequence is MQAKINKVELRNLEIEDYKQLKKSMIESYPEMADSYWGSDDIERLLSIFPEGQLVILVDGKVVGSALSLIVDEKLVDKKHNYQQISGDYKFSTHNPNAEILYGIDVFIHPNYRGLRLGRRLYDARKELCEQLNLKAIVFAGRIPSYREHAKKMTPKTYIEKVRMKELYDPVLSFQLSNDFHVLRIIKNYLEGDEESKEFAVLLEWNNIYYDESPRLINLKKNIIRLGLIQWQMRPLNNVEALFEQAEFFIDVVSGYGSDFALFPELFIAPLMADYNHLSEAEAIRELARHSDPIRKRFQEFAISYNINIITGSMPYLENGNLYNVGFLCKRDGTSEMYTKIHITPNEVIHWGMKGGSQFKTFDTDCGKIGILICYDVEFPELSRLLADEGMNILFVPFLTDTQNGYTRVKHCSQARAIENECYVAIAGCVGNLPKVNNMDIQYAQASVFTPSDFAFPSNGIKAEATPNTEMTLIVDVDLNLLKELHEHGSVKILKDRRTDLYEIKKINS
- a CDS encoding leucine-rich repeat domain-containing protein produces the protein MSHTLVAKIIVFLFLIPLLSFSQNSSNSLKEALLAPLKCETLNITDDNSFEIDEKIGELTNLKSLVIINCKLKRLPDNLHKLKKIEKIRIQDCMDFQFRTNDLDSLSSLKKLFLYKNNLTAVPNLKNHINLEELDIRNNQIKEIPRGLSMVSLETLYLSNNKISHLDSLALSKYLKSLDIGELGLQSFPKSLRNLKKLSYLDISKNQITKIPSWIKDLTSLSMVSMVGNNITKIPNKFGTLSNLKWLELQNNKIKKIPKSFCRLDKLYLFDIGHNQLKSLPSSINKLHSLTKFTANDNELESLPNEICDLQKIEELNFTNNKLKTLPENIFKNKTLKSFHVKYNELTEIPLNFLNDHSYMIISAQKNPLMKENIIALKAIDRNGKYFYVYTDIE
- a CDS encoding M28 family peptidase, which encodes MRKNQTSILAITCVLALLGIIYATMMPQGLSKDDEALAEFSTERALNQVEIIAQKPHYVGSTNHELVANYLKLELNRIGLETSVQEGFTLNNKGLLVKSKNILAKIKGTNNTKALLLLSHYDSAPHSFSKGASDDASGVATILEGVRAFLYSKHPQKNDIIILFSDAEELGLNGAALFVNQHPWAKDVGIVLNFEARGTSGPSYMLMETNKGNQALVEAFTKAKTSHPVSNSLMYSIYKMLPNDTDLTVFREQGNIQGFNFAFIDGHFNYHTQQDDVQHLNKTTLAHQGTYIMPLIKYLSNIDLDQTESTEDNVYFSAPFSFISYPFNWVMPMTLIALGLLALFIFIGKVKRIISFREVFRGFVPLLGSLIIAGLVTFLGWKLILEIYPQYSDLLNGFTYNGHAYIGAFVTLSIAICFAFYHHFSEAKITMNHFVAPLLLWIIINAYLANSLTGAGFLIIPVYFGILLFGIFVFTQHYSLGVNLIFSIPALAIVAPFIVMFPIGLGLKILFGSAILTVLLFGLLLPIFGNFARKGIWTVIFFLASISFFIYAGYHSGYEYGKAKSNSLLYVYNADNNSAVWSTYDKNLDDWTKSYLGDKNQKAVGLNTLPLTSKYNTTFTYSAVAPVVDLPKPTIQFLRDSVIGNNRYLKIKITPNRKVNRYDIYANPKMTFYNFKANGVSTSGEKGNRLQREDSKILCYYVVGNEPLEMDFYINKASIFDMDLIESSFDLMSNPLLNVKPRENWMMPTPFVLNDAILIHQKIKRYVAPVKPIEPVVVQDSLAVSKDSIKPVAVPE
- a CDS encoding SDR family oxidoreductase codes for the protein MKQISILGCGWLGFPLAKRLILNGNSVKGSTTSEDKLSILEDAGINPFLVTLERESISENIDTFLAESEILIIDIPPKLRGNQDFSTSLEMTFVKKIQNLIPFIEKSSVSKVLFVSSTSVYGDDNEWITEETIANPDTESGRQLLLTEEILQKNQNFETTILRFGGLIGEDRHPVKFLTGKENLENPDAPVNLIHQNDCISIIEEIIKQSKWNEVFNATAPFHPTREEYYTQKAKERNLVLPKFNSEKSNMKKVISSKKIETILNYKFDLEEY